One window from the genome of Leucobacter aridicollis encodes:
- a CDS encoding biliverdin-producing heme oxygenase: MNFDAAVISAVTGHMNDDHVDDSLLIAKAFGYPEATASTMVGLDERAGMWRVTDAQGEHDLRVEWPTAPITDRPQVRRQVVELYKAACAKLGVPAREEHKPAGGHEHGGHGGHGGANPHGANPHAHGANPHAAEPEADGPKPFSRVIRESSWSDHSSSEGANFMEDIMRGVATKQDYIDLVIQHFFMYEALEEASQQLAADPAYAGLHPAALVRLGTLEVDLEHLLGANWRDEITPVPASAEYAARIREVAAEGWLPGIVAHHYTRYLGDLSGGQIIAKRVARQHGFDGAGIEFYNFESLGDLKAFKETYRDGLDSLGESLSADEQQRMIEEVRVAYGFNTAVFVDLAKQKAAA, from the coding sequence ATGAATTTTGATGCCGCAGTGATTTCTGCTGTTACGGGCCACATGAATGATGACCACGTCGATGACAGTTTGCTCATCGCGAAGGCATTCGGCTACCCCGAGGCGACTGCGAGCACGATGGTGGGGCTCGACGAGCGCGCCGGGATGTGGCGAGTGACTGACGCGCAGGGGGAACACGACCTGCGCGTTGAGTGGCCGACCGCCCCAATCACTGATCGCCCTCAGGTGCGTCGCCAGGTCGTCGAGCTGTACAAGGCCGCCTGCGCGAAGCTTGGTGTGCCTGCGCGCGAGGAGCACAAGCCAGCTGGTGGCCATGAGCACGGCGGCCACGGCGGCCACGGCGGCGCGAACCCGCATGGCGCGAACCCGCACGCGCACGGCGCCAACCCGCACGCGGCCGAACCCGAGGCTGACGGCCCCAAGCCGTTCTCTCGTGTCATCCGTGAGAGCTCGTGGTCCGATCACTCGAGTAGCGAGGGCGCGAACTTCATGGAGGACATCATGCGTGGTGTCGCGACGAAGCAGGATTATATCGACCTCGTCATCCAGCACTTCTTTATGTACGAGGCACTCGAAGAGGCTTCGCAGCAGCTCGCCGCCGATCCTGCGTACGCTGGCCTGCATCCCGCAGCGCTCGTGCGCCTTGGAACGCTCGAGGTTGACCTCGAGCACCTTCTCGGCGCGAACTGGCGCGACGAGATCACCCCCGTGCCCGCGAGCGCCGAGTACGCCGCGCGGATCCGCGAGGTCGCGGCGGAGGGCTGGCTCCCCGGGATCGTGGCGCACCACTACACCCGCTACCTCGGAGACCTGTCGGGCGGCCAGATCATCGCTAAGCGAGTCGCGCGCCAGCACGGTTTCGATGGCGCTGGCATTGAGTTCTACAACTTCGAGTCGCTCGGCGACCTCAAAGCGTTCAAGGAGACCTACCGCGATGGCCTCGACAGCCTCGGGGAGTCGCTCAGCGCAGACGAGCAGCAGCGGATGATCGAAGAGGTGCGCGTTGCGTACGGCTTCAACACCGCCGTCTTCGTCGACCTCGCAAAGCAGAAGGCCGCGGCGTAG
- a CDS encoding sensor histidine kinase, with the protein MRAHSPPSAHAQWARPRPGRADLRGDALLALALAIGATTTSLLYARTGIYEEQPALWLWVLGLALCTLPLAARRVAPIPVALVVAAGFFVCGQFGVPEVLVINICLFIAIYTVTAWEPRRTLAAWSLIAITAAMMIWLVVSLIIASSSTEDFLGAPRYGIFSAYATFAVIQIITNLLYFGGAIWFGLRAWRAARTATKLTAQGKELDLERQTSAAQAVALDRIAVARELHDVVAHHVSVMGIQAAAARRSLERDPEQAAAALAVVEESAHATVEELRRLVHTLRTPENEDSSSTVGIAQLSVLVEESQGAGVPTTLIVAGTPRPLPMLVDVTLYRVVQEALTNVRKHAGRGAEAAVRLRFMDDAVEVEVTDDGIARRLTSRGVRASDAPAGTGLGLRGMRERVGAVGGAISAERREREGFMVRARVPLSNRQVVAA; encoded by the coding sequence ATGAGAGCGCATTCACCCCCATCCGCGCACGCGCAATGGGCGCGGCCACGTCCGGGCCGCGCAGATCTCCGCGGCGACGCACTGCTGGCCCTTGCACTCGCAATTGGGGCGACGACAACGTCGCTGCTCTACGCTCGGACAGGCATCTACGAAGAGCAGCCCGCCCTGTGGCTCTGGGTCCTCGGGCTCGCGCTCTGCACGCTCCCGCTCGCGGCCCGCCGCGTCGCCCCGATCCCAGTCGCGCTCGTCGTCGCCGCCGGGTTCTTCGTCTGCGGTCAGTTCGGCGTGCCAGAGGTGCTCGTCATCAACATCTGCCTGTTCATCGCGATCTACACGGTGACCGCGTGGGAGCCGCGCCGCACCCTCGCAGCGTGGAGCCTCATCGCGATCACCGCGGCGATGATGATCTGGCTCGTCGTCTCGCTCATCATCGCTTCCTCGTCGACAGAGGACTTCCTGGGCGCACCTCGCTACGGGATCTTCTCCGCATACGCTACGTTCGCCGTGATCCAGATCATCACGAACCTGCTCTACTTTGGTGGCGCGATCTGGTTCGGTCTGCGCGCCTGGCGGGCTGCACGCACCGCGACGAAGCTCACCGCGCAGGGCAAGGAGCTCGACCTCGAACGCCAGACCAGTGCAGCGCAGGCAGTCGCGCTTGACCGCATCGCGGTCGCCCGCGAGCTTCACGACGTCGTCGCGCACCACGTCTCAGTGATGGGGATCCAGGCAGCTGCTGCACGGCGAAGCCTCGAGCGCGACCCAGAGCAGGCTGCCGCTGCTCTCGCGGTCGTCGAGGAGAGCGCGCATGCGACAGTCGAGGAGCTCCGCCGACTCGTGCACACCCTTCGAACGCCTGAGAATGAGGATAGTTCGAGCACCGTCGGCATCGCCCAGCTCTCGGTACTCGTTGAGGAGTCGCAGGGAGCGGGCGTGCCAACAACGCTCATTGTCGCGGGCACGCCGCGGCCGCTCCCGATGCTCGTCGATGTCACGCTCTACCGCGTCGTGCAGGAGGCGCTCACGAACGTGCGCAAGCACGCTGGGCGGGGCGCAGAGGCCGCGGTGCGCCTGCGCTTCATGGATGACGCAGTAGAGGTCGAGGTAACCGACGACGGCATTGCACGCCGCCTCACGAGCCGCGGCGTGCGGGCGTCTGACGCCCCCGCTGGCACAGGGCTTGGGTTGCGCGGCATGCGCGAGCGCGTCGGCGCGGTTGGCGGCGCGATTTCGGCAGAGCGGCGAGAACGCGAGGGCTTCATGGTGCGCGCCCGAGTCCCGCTCTCCAACCGGCAGGTGGTGGCCGCATGA
- a CDS encoding response regulator produces MTGLAPSSPPVRVLLVDDQALVRSGFRIILESEPDIEVVGEAETGVQAIALAASLTPDVICMDVEMPEMNGIDASRAILQAEGTLPAVLVLTTFGHDEYLFDALAAGVSGFLLKTSRAEQLIEAVRVVAAGGSLLGPEVTGAVLARVRNTEAPEATELPASSASPDDTLESAMATAGLTPRERAVLLLLAEGRTNAEIAGELFLGEATVKTHVSNVLQKLEVRDRLQAVVWAHTRT; encoded by the coding sequence ATGACGGGACTCGCACCTTCGAGCCCACCGGTTCGAGTTTTGCTCGTCGACGACCAAGCGCTCGTCCGTTCGGGGTTTCGCATCATCCTCGAGTCTGAGCCTGACATCGAAGTTGTCGGCGAGGCGGAGACCGGCGTGCAGGCGATCGCGCTCGCTGCCTCGCTCACCCCCGACGTGATCTGCATGGACGTCGAGATGCCTGAGATGAACGGGATCGACGCGTCTCGCGCCATCCTCCAGGCGGAGGGCACGCTCCCGGCAGTACTTGTGCTGACCACGTTCGGGCACGACGAGTACCTGTTCGACGCCCTCGCCGCGGGCGTGAGCGGGTTCCTCCTGAAGACGTCGCGGGCAGAGCAGCTCATTGAGGCCGTTCGAGTCGTGGCAGCTGGCGGCTCGCTCCTCGGCCCAGAGGTCACGGGTGCCGTGCTCGCTCGCGTGCGCAATACGGAGGCACCCGAGGCTACCGAACTGCCAGCCTCGAGCGCGAGCCCCGACGACACGCTTGAGTCGGCGATGGCTACGGCGGGCCTCACGCCGCGCGAGCGAGCTGTGCTTCTGTTGCTCGCAGAGGGCCGCACGAACGCTGAGATCGCTGGCGAGCTCTTCCTCGGCGAGGCGACAGTGAAGACTCACGTCTCAAACGTTTTGCAGAAGCTCGAGGTGCGCGACAGGCTCCAGGCGGTCGTCTGGGCGCACACGCGCACCTAG